The Plectropomus leopardus isolate mb chromosome 1, YSFRI_Pleo_2.0, whole genome shotgun sequence sequence AGTGATGCCACTGTACATGTTGTCAATGCTTTTATCATAATGTGTGATAAATGACAGTTTTTATATTCTGGCAGAGTTCTGTCTGAATGAGTTGAAGTTGAGACATATTTGACGGGTTATGCAGTTTCAATGTTAACTTTTAAAAGACTATAGCAGTTAAAAAGTCACTTTAATATTCAGATAAATGCTGGCTAATTCAGTAGTTTCTGGGTAATTTATTTGCAACCATCTTAATCTCTAATGCCTCACAGTACATCATTTCTCTCCTTGGTTCCACAGCAGGATGACGACATTGAAGAAGGTGATCTTCCAGAACACAAAAGGTCTCCTCCTCCCATCGATTTCACCAAGGTTGACCCCTCCAAGCCAGAGGAGCTGCTCAAGATGTCCAAGAAGGGCAAGACTTTGATGGTTTTTGCTACAGTCTCAGGGGATCCCactgagaaagagacagaggagatcACAGGCCTGTGGCAGGGCAGCCTCTTCAATGCCAACTTTGACATACAGAGGTACTCACTCTGCAGACTCACTCAACATTCAGACGTGCTTTGTTTAGCTGCTTTTTAGAAGGGAAAATTACTATAAGCTTGGATTGCAATTAATGGTTAGCAAAGTTTCTGACAGTTAGACTAGCCAGACTAGCTTATCAACTAAAAGTTTTTAAGCTTAACCCCTCAATTACACCTGCAGCGTGACGATGTCATTAAGCCTGTGATGCTGTTTTACTCTGTCCTCCAGGCAGCTCACAATCCCACAGGGAGTGTCCGTTAGCGTTTTAGAGCATCCTGCCGGGTGATACTGTAGACCTTATGAGATTTTGCTTATATaatcatttttccttgatttttgttATTCGACCATGGCTGAGGCTACATATATAAATGCTTTCCTTTTCTGTATGTTTAAATTCGATTTATGGATGCTTTTACCCACTTTGTTGTGTAGCAGCCTACAGTCCAGCCATGAGCAAAGTAGATCAACgatttttggctgtgtttcagTCAAAAAACATGCTCATCTTGATAATTATACAGgtcattataaaaaaatccaGTTATAAATGGAATAGATTGAaaatttgtggctgtgttttagttaaaaacatggttttggtttttataACACGTGAttgaatacagactgtgtgccATGTGTGCACGCATTTGGATACTGTTGTACAGCCTGGGCCGCACATTCCTGTCCGAACCAAAGATTGTAAGAACGTCTGACACAGCTTATTGAAGCTCTCTGAAACTTTCcttgagcatttttttcaagcagCACTCTTGTGATGCAGTGactgtattttgtttctcttttctagAACTCAGTTGGAATCAACAGCACTATGCCGTCTTATAGCTCCTTCTAGATATAACACAGTTAGGATGTGGGATTACCAGAATTAACTCTACTGGTCAATTTTATATGGGTCACACATTTGACCTGTTTTCATCCACCTGTCCCTCTTTAGGTTTGTGGTGGGCTCTAACAGGGTCATCTTCATGCTGCGGGATGGTAGTTTGGCCTGGGAGATCAAAGACTTCCTTGTGGCCCAGGAACGCTGCATGGATGTCACCGTGGAGGGACAAGTGTTCCCAGGGAAGGCTGCCAAGAAGGACGATGCCAAATACAAGCAGCAGAATGAAGTCAGTGCcaagaagaacaagaagaagaCGCAGAGCAAGAAGGCCGACTTGGAGGGGAACAGCGCCAGCTATCTGAAGGAGGAGCTGTGATGAAATAACATGGAGGGAGATGATGAATCATCGGTCCCTCTTCTTCTGACCTTTAACAATATGAGGGGCTGCCGGACCATGTTCAGATGCAGTGCTTCAGAGTCAACGGAATGAATGAACTCATTCCCGTACCGCTGAACCGGTATAATAACTGAAACACGTCGCAGTGACAAGTACTTTTTTGCAATCTTTTTTGCAAGAGAGTGGTAACAAGTTCTTTAAAATCAGTTGTAAAACCAGCATTGTccaatttctttattttttgttgttagacTGTCACCCAATGAAAACCAATACATGCACATATTGTTTGAAAGGCAATCAAGGCAAGAATCATgaatcttttttgtgtgttttttcccctgttcCAAGACCCATGTTAGGTACAGGAAGTGAGTCATTCATCAGACCATCAGGTCCtgttatgtgttgtgtttttttttattcacatcaAGCAGCACTTCCAAGATTTGATCCGAACGTAGCACACActcattgtttaatttttcacagaatatgaaaataaacatttttatactaCTGtatgacatttctgtctttactgAGGTTTGAATCACATCTCTGGATTCAATGTTTGTGTCGTCACCAGTGCAACATGAAGAGGTAATTGGACAGTACAGACAAAATTAAATGAGGTCAAAAGTAACTGGATCCTTGCCTATATGTGGTTTTCCACAGTTTTGGCCGGGGCTCTTAGTTACAGTTAAAGGTAATATCttcaaaaaaagtgtgtgtgtctctttcctGTTTCAACATTACCATGGTCCAGTGAAGACATGGTTTTCCCAGTTTGATGTGGAAGAAACTGACTAGCCTGCAGCCAGACTCGAACATGTGGTGAAAAGCCTGAAAATGAAACTGTGGGGGTATCTGGGTTACCCCAAACTTTTGGTCATGCAGTAATATTTACATGAAAGTGGCTTACAGTCATAGCTAGACACTACTGACAGAGTCCAATATATTGATGATCTATAACTTCATTGATTGTATGATATTTGGGGAATGATTCTTTGTATCTTCAGAAGCTATATGCAAACAAGAAAAGCCTTGTTAATGATATGGCTGATAGACTAAACAGGTACAGCCAACAGTTACTGTACAGAAATTTAAACACTTAAATATACTACAACATTGGCAGAAAGACCAACAATGAAGCCATTGAGTGCTACtaccagttttttgtttttttttgtttttttttaaatattgtattgttattatcatattACTATCTGTCCCAGTTCTACTTAACAGTCATGGCAGACAGTGAGTTTTTTTCCCAGAGTGCATTACATCACAAGACCTCAACCAAAACCTGAAGcacaaacaatcaaacacacagagtTCTAATTGGAGAAAGCTAAACTTCACCTGAATAAGACCAGTGTCACTTTTATTCAAAGGGATACCTGTTTTGCAAAGGGGCATTTTAGAGAAAGGTTACTGGAGGCTAGTGGCAATATCTTAAATCTCCTTCAGGCTGCTGATATCACCTGAGCTATAATGCTCAATGCACATAGATAAGACACACAGAGGCCAGTTCAACGGTGGCAGGAATCTTCAGAGGATGCTGACAGTAAGTGTGAAGTCACACACGTCTGCATGGCACCAGTTTGAAgacctttttacacagagataaCACTAAAGAGCTGCTTAGAAGTCCCTTCTTTacgcctcctttgcattttaaacagaaCTTAACATCAGTGGCATCACACTacaccagtgtgtgattttagaaagaatGCCGGCATCACAGAAGCAAAAGAGACAGCGTGACATGTACCACAATAGAGATTGCCTCTTGTGTGACATATGTTGTGTCGGCAgcattttataaacaataacaatgccataacatgtcaataacagtcatttatcatctctgttatatggctGCTGATTtcatcctctgctcggagggtaaggagcccCCAGATATCTTCGTTATCCtggtttgtggacattttggcCACTGTTCGTCTTTAAGTAAGCTGCAAAGATTTACCAGctacttttttaatttccctgTGGTTGGTCGCTCACATCACAcattgtcaaaatatcacaccCCTGCCATCCATGATTCtggtggtttttaaagaaaacacactttaatgtGTTGCAGGCATAAAATTCAGTGTTGAACATTGAACATTCTATTTATCTATctctttttccaaaactttatattatatttttataaatgttattattttattactattattttcattattactaAAGCCACTTCTGAGGTTGGTATTAAAATCTACTGTTGCAATATTCTAGATACAGCATCCCACACTTCTCTTTTGCATCCTGCACTTTGTCTgattctgtctgttttctttgctcttttccTTTCATGGTATGATTTCTCTGTGTATCATTTGTCTGTGCAGGGACCCTGGTTATGCTGATCCGTGACTGTCCTCCATCTGGTGCTGACAATATAAAGGATACTGGAAACGACTCAAATGTCAGCGTAATATTTAGTAATTTCAAGAAGATGCTCTcttgtgttttgctttgtttgtcctAAAAGGATAAACAGATGTGCATAAGTCTTTAGTCACAGTGACATTCAAACACTGATCTCATCATTTATTTCTGTACAAAAGTCCTCAAAGAAATTCAAAGTCATCAAGCTTCATTACTTTACAATCCCAAAACACATATACAACATATTCATTTTGGTGTACAGTTAAAACGAGCCAACTATACTCACTCATTTGCATGTATGCATAATGAAATTCTggtacaaatgttttttaatggagCGATAATTGTTTCTTACATACAATATACGTACAGGacagtaaaaacattacaacataAAAGATGACCTTTGTAGATTTGGATCAACTGTGTCTGTACAATAAATACGTATAAAATATATCTCTTAGCAATctgtggatttttaaaaacacagtaaacatacAAAACACTAAATTACTGCTACAACCTCCGAAAAAAGACCAGCTATTTTAGCGAAGGATGGGAAATCCTTTTTCCCTCCAGATTTAAACAAAGGTTCCTTTGTCCTTTTAATGGAGaaattgcacatttaaaaattcCCTGATTTAGCAGTCAAtggaaaatttaatttaatccatTATATTGTCATCTTGCTGGTTTACTCCAAAACACAGATTAACACTGAATTTGgaagaaaacatcacaatatcAAGTCAGCCAGTGCTCGGAATGAAACAGAGCAAGTTACAAACCTCTGGTGTGGATGCAaaacttttttgattttcttcctcttcGCTATTCTTTCTTATAACAGtttagtgggaaaaaaagacaggctTAAAACCAAGCAAAGAAACCACTCAACGTTTACAGCTGTCACATACCATAGAGACCAATGCTCAATGATGCATGTACATTAAACATGATTAGCTAACACACTTAGTAATCTTAGAATTTCCTCCCTCTGTTCATATACAGGCTTTACATTTGCATGACAGTCTATTAGAGAATTGGCCAGCAGttatataaatatcaaacaacCAGGCTGGAAAAAGAGATCCTTGGAAATGATCAAtgtaaaagtacataaacatatatattagGTTTCTTTCTTAATGTAGAttattgtggggaaaaaaggcaaacccAGTCTGCTAGGGACCTCAACTATACACAACTCTTTGTGATCGCATTTATGTTTCTGTCCAGTGTTCTGTGCCAATGCAAAGAGtagtgtcaaaaataaaaacaatcagagAAGGCTGGAGGCTTTACGTACCCCATTTggcctgaaaaaaaagctttgagatgatgaggaggagcTTGAAGATGTTGTTAGGTAAGAGACATCTGGCATATTTTGCTTCTTGACTCTTAAGTGTTCACTAATATCTCAGTCTGCATCCTCAACTTGCTCATATCATCCTATGTTTGGAAAACACCAATGATTAAGGGGAGCATTTTTCTCTCAGCTCTCTTTTTTCCATTATTCACACAACTGTTGCCATCATGTCCTTCATGTTTGTAACAGCATGACTTCCTTAGAAGAGAGGGTGCACCATTATTCCCATTTGAAAAATTATTGCAAAGAGATGCTCTTTATGACCAGAAGTTTTTTGCACCACATTTACATGGGGCTAATTCAGAAGAGCTGCAAACATTTATGCCTTTAGGTTTGGTCTGATGgcaaaaacaactttgttttcGATTTAGCCTGACCTTGCATTCACACTGGGTATGTCCACACCTGGTCGGGAGCCATGCTGTGTCACAGACAGCTAATTGCAACATATGGTCAATATCCCTAGATGCTCACGGCTGGCACCCAGTTTGCATCACTGTTTCTCAGAGGGCCCACCACTGAAATTTACACTAAAGTGAAATGCCTTTCTTTTTtagtgtgtgagagaaaagtgAGTCAGTAGACAGATTCCACTGAGCGGTCTGTTGAAACTACAGTAGGCTGCCATAACAGTACAGCTGCGGTATGCTGCCCCACTGAACAGCCATTATTGCCCAGCTCCCAGACACTTTCTGACAGGGACAGCTTGCCTACATTTTGAGTGATAGCCTTGCTGTGAGGTGCCAAATGAGATATTGGAATTTAGTTGTGGACATCCTAAAGTTTGTTCTTTCATGAATCTTCCATTGCCCCAACACTTCTAAATCCTGATCAATAGTAGCTCATCGAGCTATAGCTATGGCTTTTGCGTTCCTTTTGTCTTCTCACCCTCATTCTCTATGACAAATTGTCAATAGACCTCTGTAGGAAATCATTCAGGAGATGACCGCCATCACGAtgtcattcttcttctttttgttttttcaaaatgcctgTGACTCACAAATATGACAATTGTTGTTGCTGTTCCAACATGCATGTGTTATAGGCTGCATGTGAGGTATTTCTGGTAAGACTCACACTGAAATGAGATATGAgtcttttaaaacataaatatgaaaagtCTAGGCAAAAACGTCTGATCTAGGGAAAGTATTGGAATTGAGCATTTAGCCTTGTAATGTGAAAGTAGCCTAAATTTATGTCCATGTCAGATGGCTCATAAAACAGATGTGTTCGTGTTGGAGTAGCTCACCAAATCCACTGCTTACTTACACAGACACAGTTCATTGTGGGCAGTGCTTGCTCTGGGAGAGGGTCTTTCCCTTTTCAACAAACTGAATCATATCATCCTTtgccaaacagaaaaaaacaccactgatCCTGAACAATAGCTTGGAGCAACTGATTGTGTGGGTCTGGCAGTTATgttctgtgtatttgtgcactttgtgtgtgtgcgtgtgtgtgtgtgagagagagagcgggggGTTACATAGGCTCTAGGCTGCCCTCCCCACTGTGCCTGCGTCTCATAGCTTCATCTTGTGGACCACAGGAACAGGCAGAACCTGATGGATCTTGGCTCGGTCGGTATCCACCTCCAGATGGACCCAGCAAGGGTGGAAGGAGCCCTTGAAGCCCACAAATGCCAGTTTATCTGTAGGCATGATATTGAAGTTAGTGATATCATTAGAACACCAGGGTTATTTAGCAATTCCCTGCcacacattttcttcttcacaGTCCAGGAGTCCCTGTGGGGCCTCCAGTAGAGCTTCCTGTCTataatacttttactcaaagAATCAGCTCTGTGAAGGAAAGATTTAACATGAAGGTCCagataaaatctaaaaaataaaaataattaatcctGGTTCAATGTCAATCTGTGAAAGCTGAAGAGTAGAGATGCTGCACTAAAGAAAGCAAAACTACAAGAGACAATGACATGCTCATATACAAAGGTCTAAGGAATAAAGTTATCTGAAATCCATGATTAGCTAAGTCACATTTTTATCTCAATATACTGAATGATGCAAAAGTAAACAGTAAATTGATCTGGAAAAAATAGTGATAATCTTACACGGGGGGatgtaaacatttttaggagatttaaaactttaaagtacttgagTTGATTGGAGATCATCTTGCTGTTGCTactgtttttaataattgttttctCAAGTCTGCACATGAgcgaggaaaaaaacatcacaagagGGGAGTTGGATTATTCCTCCTGTAGATGCTGAAAGCCAAGTATTTAAGCTGTTAGAGACTAATAAGacacacatgaataaaattatTAGCTCTTTTAATAGCTCCAAATGTTGAGATGCCTTTCATTTTGACCATGTTTctcataaagacattttaacaccTACCATAACTCATTTAGCTAACTTGTCTTTAAAGTAGGTGTCTTCCCTGATAACTGCAAATGTGCCATAAATGTTGTGacacctatttttttttaaatctggaaaCTGCCTTAATGCCAGTAACAATAGACCACTAACTATTCTGCCCATACTCTCTAAAGTTGCTGGAAAAGTTTTTATTGAACAACTTACAACATTCCTTAATACAAGT is a genomic window containing:
- the mesd gene encoding LRP chaperone MESD isoform X2, encoding MASDFRLRCVTLVLLVCTYLFCVLATASKGEPKKKKDIRDYNDADMARLLEQWEDDDIEEGDLPEHKRSPPPIDFTKVDPSKPEELLKMSKKGKTLMVFATVSGDPTEKETEEITGLWQGSLFNANFDIQRFVVGSNRVIFMLRDGSLAWEIKDFLVAQERCMDVTVEGQVFPGKAAKKDDAKYKQQNEVSAKKNKKKTQSKKADLEGNSASYLKEEL
- the mesd gene encoding LRP chaperone MESD isoform X1, whose protein sequence is MASDFRLRCVTLVLLVCTYLFCVLATASKGEPKKKKDIRDYNDADMARLLEQWEQDDDIEEGDLPEHKRSPPPIDFTKVDPSKPEELLKMSKKGKTLMVFATVSGDPTEKETEEITGLWQGSLFNANFDIQRFVVGSNRVIFMLRDGSLAWEIKDFLVAQERCMDVTVEGQVFPGKAAKKDDAKYKQQNEVSAKKNKKKTQSKKADLEGNSASYLKEEL